The region CCTCCATAACTCTTTCTTCTTCCCATGTAGATATATAAACATATGGAAATCGAGCTTTAAAAAGATTTGCCAAACGCTTTTTAGTATCAAATGCACTATTTTTATTATCCATGTTTCTCCTCCATTTTAACTTCTAAATATTTCTTTGATTTTTTTAAAATCTCCCATACCATTTATTAAAATGTTACCGTTTTTATCCATTATGATTTCAATCTTATTTTTAATAGTTTTAAGATTTCTTTCAAGTTTCTCATATCTTGACGTTAAAAATCTATAATTTTGATTTGAAGATCCAACCCAAGGTCTTGATAAGTCAAATTTATCTTCTTCAAAAGCACCATCAATTAATAAATCAGTTATAGATAATAAATTTAACCATTGTTCATTTCCCTTTTTCAATATTTCATCATATGTATAGCCTGTAAATACAACTATAGACAGCCCAATATTTTTAAGTTTTTTGCCAAGCTCATACAAGGGAGCTGCTTGTTCAAATGGCTCTCCTCCAACGAATGTAACTCCTTCTATTCCTTTTATATTAATTATTCTTTGATATAAGTCACTAACTTCAACTATATTTCCATATTGAAAAGACCATGTTTCCTTAGCTGCACATCCCTTACAATGTCTTTTACATCCTTGCACCCAAATGCAACATCTTGTACCTGGACCTTCAACCTGTGTCTTATCCAAAAATCTATGCAACCTTATTTTCATGATAATCAACTGCTCTTTCTTTAATTAACTATTTTGAAATTTAATTATTTTTAAGAGTTAATTTTTCATCTTCATTTATATCCTGAGTTTCTAATTCGTAATACTCTGGTGTATAATCAGAATCCACAACTTTAGAGTCCAAAAGTTCCTCTAATATTTTTATATAATTAGTACATTTTTTACCCTTAATGCCATTAATTTCCCCTTGAACATGTCCATCTTCAAAAATTGTAATTTTTATTTTACCTGACATTTATTTTCCCCCTATATAGAGATTAACTACAACTAAAGTATAAATTATTGAGTTTTAACTTTCAATAGAATTTAATCCATTTGTTTGTAAACAAGCGTTCCTATTTTAATAACAATATTTATAAAAAATAAGAAAGTGCAAATACACTTTCTTATCCCAATTACATTATAAAATATTACTTTTCCGCATTAAGCAGAACCATATGTATATGGTCTTCCCACTGTCCATCTATCTTTAAATATTTATAAGCAAGTCCTTCGTTATAAAAATTAAGCTTTTGAGCAAGTGCCAGCGAAGCTTTATTTTTAGGCATGATATTAGCTTCAATTCTATGCAGTCCCAATTCTTTAAATGCAATATCTATCCCCTTTTTAAGTGCTTCATACATATATCCTTTTCTAATTTCATCTCCATCAAGCTTGTACCCAAGAAAACATGATAAGAAAATTTCTCTTACAATATTGTTAAAAGCAAAATATCCTATGGTCTTATTTTCTCCCTTCTTGAATATCCAAAGCTTAAATGCTTCTCCACTTTCTATACTCCTTGAATCCATATCTAACTGCTTTTCTTGATATTCCTTCGTATAAAATTCTGCTTTTCTTGCTGGTTCCCATTCTTCTAAAAATTCTTTATTTCTCACATAGTAATCTAAAACTTCTTTTGAATATGTTTTATTAAGAACTTTAAGTATAAGGCGATGTGTTTCATAATATTTTTTCATAAAAACCCTCCATAAATGTATTACAAAAGCCCTTTTGATAAAAATATTGTATAACTAATTTTATATACACGGAAGTATTATCTTAAATACAGTTTCATGAATACTACTCTCTGCGCTAATTTCTCCTCCGTGAAGTTCAACAATATTTTTAGCTATTGCAAGTCCTAAACCCGAGCCACCAGTTTTATCCGATCTTGATTTTTCAACTCTATAAAATCTTTCAAAAATATAAGGAATATCTTGAGGCGATATAGGCTCACCATAATTTATAAAGCGTAAAATAGCTTTATCATCTTCCTTTTGAACAGATATATCCATAAAATCACTGGTCTTAGAATATTTTATACAATTAAAAATTAAATTTTCAAAAGCCCTCACAAGTAGTATACTATCACCTAAAATATGTACTTTTTCATCTGTAAAATCCAATCTGCATTCAATATTTGCCTTTCTAAAATTAAGCCTATATTCAATTGCAAGCTGATTTATAAGTTCTACCACATCTATTTCCTTTTTTAAAATTTTTCTTCCATAATTATTTAAGGTTGTAAGTTCAAATAAATCATCTATTAAAACCTTTAATCTTTTAGTTTTATTATAGGCTATATCAACATAATACCATAGAGCAACTTCATCCCTACATTCATCATTTTCTATGAGCTGCAAGTATCCTAAAATAGAAGTAAGCGGTGTCCTTAAATCATGAGATACACTGGTTATAAGATTCATTTTAGTTTGCTCTGATCTTCTTTCATCTTCTAAAGTTGAATTAAATTCATCCATAATTTTATTAATATTTGATGCCAACTTTCCAAGCTTATCCTCGGACTTCACATCTACACGAATTTTAAAATTTCCTCCTGACATTTCACTAACAGCTTCACTTATTTTTAAGAAGTATTTACTTTTCTTATTAAAAATAACATGAAACCAAACAATAAATGCTATTATATATTCAAAAATACTAAATGCTTTAAAAAAACTTGTTATGTCACTAAAAGCAGCTCGTGCAATAGTAAGAGCATTACTAAAATAAACTATCATTATCTCTTCAATAGCATTCTTTAGAACTCCAATAAAAAGTACTGTTACTTCAGAACATACTGCAACAATTAGAAATAAGCTAAAAATTTTAAACTCAAATTTATACACTTCACTTTTTTTCAATTTTATACCCTACCCCCCATACAGTATGTATTAATTTTTCGCCATCTAAATAGCCTTCAATTTTATCTCTAAGATTGCTTATATGAACCATAACTGTATTATTGGATTGAAAATATCTCTCCTTCCATACAATTTTAAATATTTCCTCAGCATTAAAAACCCTTCCGGGATTGCTTGCTAAAAGATATAATATTTCAAATTCCTTTGCCGTTAACTCTATTTTTTTATCATTTACAAAAACTGAATGCGTAGCTTTCTTTATAGTTAAGCTACCCAAGATTATAGAACCTCTATCATGGTTTTCATTTTCTTTTTTATCAAATAAATAAGTTCTTCTCATTAAAGTTTTTACACGTACAATAAATTCAAGCTGATCAAAAGGCTTAGTTATATAATCATCAGCACCGGTTAAAAGCCCTGCAATTTTATCACTACTCTGAACCTTTGCACTTAGCATTATAATAGGTACATTCAAACTTTCCCGGATTTTTTTACAAACCTCCATACCATCTATACCAGGCATCATAATATCTAAAATCACCAATTGTGGTTTATAATTATAGGCCATATTTAAAGCCTCTAAGCCATCATAAGCTTTAATTACTTCATATCCCTCATTAGTTAAATATATAGAAACCAAATTAGCAATTTCTTCATCATCATCCACTACTAAAACTCTTTCATTCACATTACCACCCCAAGAAAATTATACCTTAAAAACCTTGGATTTAATAATCTTTATTCAAGATAATCTAATGCAATTTTGAATAACTCCAATCGATAATCTTTTCCATATCCTTATTTATACTTTCCTCATCATTATCGCATAATACAATACCTATCATTTTCTTATTATCCCTTTCATAGTATGCAACTAGGCATCTTCCAGCTTCTGAAGTATATCCTGTTTTTCCAGCTATACAGCCATGAATTCCTAGAAGCTTGTTCGTATTTTGAAGATCAATATATCTACCTCTTGTCCTAATATCACAATTTCTTTTTCCTATAGTCTCCATTATCCACGGATACTTGTATACATTTTTAGCAATTAAGCTCAAATCATATGCCGTTGTATAATGATTTTCATCTGGCAAACCATTTGAATTTTCAAAATTGCTCTCATGAAGACCAAGTGAGTTAGCTTTTTCATTCATTTTTTCTGCAAATGCTGGAATGCTGCCACTTACATTTTCACCTATAGCCTCTGCAATATCATTAGCAGAATATATAAGCATTGCTTTCATTGCTGTATCTCCCGTTAATTTTTCACCTACTATTAAATCTAGTTTGCTTGCAGGCTGCATCTTTGAGTCTCTTGTATAGGTTATAAGACTATCTCTTTGCATATTATCAGCAAAAACCTGAGCAGTTAAAAGTTTCGTAGTACTTGCAGGATACATTCTTTCGTGTATATTCTTCTGATATATTATTTTATTGTCACTTACATCCAGAGTTAATGCAGCCTTAGCAGATATTCTTGGTTTTCCAAAGAAACTAATAGTTTCAAATTTATTTTTAAATATACTAAACATTCCACTTCCATTTTTAATCATTAATGCAATTATGAATAATAATGCAAAAATCCAAATCTTTTTTCTAAATATACTTTTCATTTCTTATCCTTTCCTTTACTCCCATATTCATAAAACTACTCTTTTGCTTGGACTACTATAATACTTGCCAAAATTTTATCATTCTCGCGTTTCCCCCATACTTCAATCCAGGAATTCCTACTAATTTTTATAATTTTATTTTTTGACATTCTAGTATTCACTATAGTCATTGTATTATCACTATAACTTCTCCTCTGTAAATAAACTTTAGTTGATGAATTAAGCAAAACATTTATATTGCTTTCAGATACCTTATCAGTTTTATTTTTCACCTTACCATTAACTACAGTTCTTTTTACATCACTATCTTCTATTTTTGTATTTAAACTTATTTGACTTTCATTTCCATCTATAAATTTTCCAAAAACATCTGCCCTACTTTTAGGTATATCATTTCCACCTTTTACTACTTCATGCAACTTAGTAAGATGCAGCATTACACCATACTTCTCAAAGGCCACAAAAAATCCACTTGCCAAAAATAAAATTGTAACAAAAATAACAAAAATGTATTGAATCTTGTCCTTCTTTATAAATTTCTTCAAATAACCTAATAATATGTATCCTATAATAGCTCCCATAGTATTAAGCATAATATCATCAATATCACTACTTCCAGTACCAGTTATATATTGAAAAGTCTCAAAAAATAGACTTAACCCTGCAGAAAGCATTAAAATATTTTTAAATTTCATTGCTTTTTTCCACATCATTGGAACAAGATATCCAAAGGGTATAAATACAATTAAATTTCCAAATACATTGCTAGCAGTCCAAAATGCCCCCATACCCTTAGATGCTGCAAAAGATTCAAATATGGATTTAAACGGAATCAAATTAACTGAACGCATTTTTTTGTATTCTCCAAACATTTGTGCTAATGTCACATTTTTAAATAAAATTATTTTTAATAGCGCTGCAATATATATTACAGAAAGCACAGTTACAATGCTTTTAAATATAGAAACTTTATGTGATTTTATTTTTTCTGCTTTTTCCATTACCGTCTACCCTCTTTCATATAACTTTGTTCATAAACTATCTTAAAACTATTTCTTAAAAATACTTTTAAGTAAACCTTAAGAATTATAAAGATTTTTCAATAATAAACTAAAAAAATAATCTATATAAAAACTATTGCTATATTGATCTAAATGATTGTTATTAAATTAATAATATTATTAGTGATAATTCTTCTCACTGCTCTTAAATTGCGTCAAAATGCCTACAAATTAATATAAATCAACAATTTTAACACAATATTTTAATTTAAGATAAAAAGTTTTTGTTTTCTTTTTAACAATTTTAGATTATAATAAGCTGTAGTAAGAGATTTTTTTTATACTATATATTAGTTTTGGAGGTAATATTATGTTAGTATCAGCAAAAGAAATGGTAAAAAAAGCTAGAGAAGGCAAATATGCTGTTGGTCAATTCAATATCAACAACTTAGAATGGACTAAAGCAATATTATTAACAGCACAAGAAAACAATTCTCCTGTAATTTTAGGTGTATCTGAAGGAGCAGGAAAATACATGGGTGGATTTTATGCTGTTGCACAGATGACTAAAGGATTAATTAAAGATTTAAATATTACTGTACCAGTTGCATTACACTTAGATCATGGTACTTATGAAGGTGCTTTCAAAGCAATAGACGGAGGATTTTCTTCTATAATGTTCGATGGTTCACATTATGGAATAGAAGAAAACATTGAAAAAACAAAAGAAGTAATCAAAACTGCCAATGCAAAAGGAATTTCTGTTGAAGCAGAAGTTGGTGCAATAGGTGGAGAAGAAGATGGAGTTGTAGGTGAAGGTGAAGTTGCTGATCCTGCTGAATGCAAGAAAATTGCTGATTTAGGAGTTGACATACTTGCTGCTGGAATAGGAAATATCCATGGTGTATATCCAGCAAACTGGAAGGGCTTACACTTTGACGTTTTAAAGAAAATAGAAGACACTGTAGGTAACATGCCATTAGTTTTACACGGTGGTACTGGAATTCCTGATGATATGAT is a window of Clostridium pasteurianum DNA encoding:
- a CDS encoding 4Fe-4S single cluster domain-containing protein — its product is MKIRLHRFLDKTQVEGPGTRCCIWVQGCKRHCKGCAAKETWSFQYGNIVEVSDLYQRIINIKGIEGVTFVGGEPFEQAAPLYELGKKLKNIGLSIVVFTGYTYDEILKKGNEQWLNLLSITDLLIDGAFEEDKFDLSRPWVGSSNQNYRFLTSRYEKLERNLKTIKNKIEIIMDKNGNILINGMGDFKKIKEIFRS
- a CDS encoding DUF2997 domain-containing protein — its product is MSGKIKITIFEDGHVQGEINGIKGKKCTNYIKILEELLDSKVVDSDYTPEYYELETQDINEDEKLTLKNN
- a CDS encoding GNAT family N-acetyltransferase: MKKYYETHRLILKVLNKTYSKEVLDYYVRNKEFLEEWEPARKAEFYTKEYQEKQLDMDSRSIESGEAFKLWIFKKGENKTIGYFAFNNIVREIFLSCFLGYKLDGDEIRKGYMYEALKKGIDIAFKELGLHRIEANIMPKNKASLALAQKLNFYNEGLAYKYLKIDGQWEDHIHMVLLNAEK
- a CDS encoding sensor histidine kinase, with translation MKKSEVYKFEFKIFSLFLIVAVCSEVTVLFIGVLKNAIEEIMIVYFSNALTIARAAFSDITSFFKAFSIFEYIIAFIVWFHVIFNKKSKYFLKISEAVSEMSGGNFKIRVDVKSEDKLGKLASNINKIMDEFNSTLEDERRSEQTKMNLITSVSHDLRTPLTSILGYLQLIENDECRDEVALWYYVDIAYNKTKRLKVLIDDLFELTTLNNYGRKILKKEIDVVELINQLAIEYRLNFRKANIECRLDFTDEKVHILGDSILLVRAFENLIFNCIKYSKTSDFMDISVQKEDDKAILRFINYGEPISPQDIPYIFERFYRVEKSRSDKTGGSGLGLAIAKNIVELHGGEISAESSIHETVFKIILPCI
- a CDS encoding response regulator transcription factor — protein: MNERVLVVDDDEEIANLVSIYLTNEGYEVIKAYDGLEALNMAYNYKPQLVILDIMMPGIDGMEVCKKIRESLNVPIIMLSAKVQSSDKIAGLLTGADDYITKPFDQLEFIVRVKTLMRRTYLFDKKENENHDRGSIILGSLTIKKATHSVFVNDKKIELTAKEFEILYLLASNPGRVFNAEEIFKIVWKERYFQSNNTVMVHISNLRDKIEGYLDGEKLIHTVWGVGYKIEKK
- a CDS encoding D-alanyl-D-alanine carboxypeptidase family protein, whose product is MKSIFRKKIWIFALLFIIALMIKNGSGMFSIFKNKFETISFFGKPRISAKAALTLDVSDNKIIYQKNIHERMYPASTTKLLTAQVFADNMQRDSLITYTRDSKMQPASKLDLIVGEKLTGDTAMKAMLIYSANDIAEAIGENVSGSIPAFAEKMNEKANSLGLHESNFENSNGLPDENHYTTAYDLSLIAKNVYKYPWIMETIGKRNCDIRTRGRYIDLQNTNKLLGIHGCIAGKTGYTSEAGRCLVAYYERDNKKMIGIVLCDNDEESINKDMEKIIDWSYSKLH
- a CDS encoding VanZ family protein, which produces MEKAEKIKSHKVSIFKSIVTVLSVIYIAALLKIILFKNVTLAQMFGEYKKMRSVNLIPFKSIFESFAASKGMGAFWTASNVFGNLIVFIPFGYLVPMMWKKAMKFKNILMLSAGLSLFFETFQYITGTGSSDIDDIMLNTMGAIIGYILLGYLKKFIKKDKIQYIFVIFVTILFLASGFFVAFEKYGVMLHLTKLHEVVKGGNDIPKSRADVFGKFIDGNESQISLNTKIEDSDVKRTVVNGKVKNKTDKVSESNINVLLNSSTKVYLQRRSYSDNTMTIVNTRMSKNKIIKISRNSWIEVWGKRENDKILASIIVVQAKE
- the fba gene encoding class II fructose-1,6-bisphosphate aldolase, whose amino-acid sequence is MLVSAKEMVKKAREGKYAVGQFNINNLEWTKAILLTAQENNSPVILGVSEGAGKYMGGFYAVAQMTKGLIKDLNITVPVALHLDHGTYEGAFKAIDGGFSSIMFDGSHYGIEENIEKTKEVIKTANAKGISVEAEVGAIGGEEDGVVGEGEVADPAECKKIADLGVDILAAGIGNIHGVYPANWKGLHFDVLKKIEDTVGNMPLVLHGGTGIPDDMIKKAISLGVAKINVNTECQLVFAEATRKYIEAGKDKQGKGFDPRKLLAPGFEAIKAKVKEKMILFGSVNRA